The following is a genomic window from Malus sylvestris chromosome 7, drMalSylv7.2, whole genome shotgun sequence.
TAGGGCCGTAAGTAAGGATAAATGGCAGAACCAAAGATTCTCAATGATCCCAACTTAGGTTGCTGACCAAACAACTTACTAAAAGGAGACTCCATCTTGAGTATTTTACATGGCATTCGATTGATGAGAAATACAGCATGTGCAACCGCATAAAACCAAAACTTTTGTGGAAGCTTAGCAACAAATAAAAGAGTAATTGCAGTTTCAATGAGATGTCGATGTTTCCTTTCGGCCAATCCGTTCTGTTGAGGTGTATAAAGATAGGATATATGATGTAATATTCCATTATTTTCCAAATAATTCTTAAACACAGTACTCATAaactcaccaccaccatcagttTGCAAGACTTTAATTCTAGCATGAAACTGATTCTCAACATAAGCACAAAATTTGAGAAATGTACCAAAAACTTCAGCTTTATTTATTAATAGGAATATCCATACAAACCTAGTAGCCTCATCTATAAAAGACACATAGTATCTATAGCCTTCCAGAGAAATAGTAGGAGAAGGTCCCCATACATCACCATGAACTTTGTAAAATGGAATATCAACTGTATCAGTCTTTTCTAAGAAAGGTAATCTGCTCATTTTCCCACTTAGACAATGTGAACAGATTCTAGCATTGTCATCAGTATTACAAGGAATATTAGAACACTTAAGCATAGTAGCTAAAATGTCATTAGATAGATGGCCCAATCTCTGATGCCATAAAGACGATTTCACTGCATGTCTCAAAAAAGCAGAAGCTGGAGAAATAACACCTAAGTTCATCACTGTTGGAAAAACATGGACTGGAATCTTGAATCATATCATAGTCAGAAGGTAAACCAGTAAGAGCAGCAATTATAAGATCATTGTCATAAACCTTTTCACCAGCTGCTTGTAGTTGATCCTTAATACCCTTTAATCTCAGCAAGTATTTATCAATAGAATCACCACCATTCTGCATAGTGTATAACTCAGCTTTCAAATGATTCACACTGGCTTTAGAAACAGACATATATCGGTCTTGCAAAGTATTCCAGGCTTCGGATGAAGTCTTACATCCCACTACATGCTCAATTGCATCATCACTTAGTGTAGCAATTAAAAGACTAAGCAATGCCATATCTATCTTAACCCATTCTTTATAAGCAGTACTAATTTCATTTGTAACACCAAGATCAGGAGTAAGAACAAACTTGGGAGGACAAACTGATTCACCAGTGAAATGATCAAGAAGATCGTATCCACGAAGCACAGAACAAAATTGAAAACTCCACTTGATAAAGTTCTCATCATTGAGCTTAATAGTGAGCATTCCCAATAAACTCTCAATCTTTACATAAGTCGACATGATTACTAATAGTAAGATTATCCCAAAAGATCGAAGCAAGATATCAAATTATACCCAAATAAAATTGCACCACAGCAAGAAAAACCCAGATGAAGAAGTAACCAAATTTCTTCCAAACAACACCAACAGATCAATTCCAAACTATAACAATCTGTAATTATTCAAGAATCAAAGTACATGGCATCGGCCTTCATCAAAGAATCAAGAAAATCATAACAACTCTTCGTTCGTGGCATCGGCCTTGGAACTTCTCAACAATCAACAAAATAGTAATGATTTatggcaagaaaaaaaaatttcacaaacatCAAGAACTACAAACTGTACATCTCTATCACACCCAAGAACAGAGGAAAAGAGACGAAATCACCTTCAAAATTCAATTAAGCAGCGGAAAATTAACCCAGCATCAAGAGCGCAAGCACTTCTAAGCTCATGATACCATCTTAACCTCCATGAAAGAATCACAAAATTGAAGAACACAGAGAAGCTTAGAGGGAAGAAAGAAGTATTTCTGAGAATATCCAAACAGTTATTACAATGGCTTATCTAATACAAGGAAAATAATATTCTATATAGTCGGTTCAACATACAATGGCTTATATCCTAAGCTACTGTTGATATGGCAGTTTTAATGACCTGGCACATATTCAATACACCTGGGCATATATATCCAATACTGTTTAAGCCTGACTCGTGCCTCATCTCAGCCTCACTCAGTCCTTCTTCGACGTCGACCACTCGCCCACCTCGCACTCACCCCTCGCGGCCCATAAGCTTCCTCTCGCCGTTTCGAGTCTCGACAACCCACCTTGATTCCTGGATTCCAAAAGGTTAGTCTTTCTGCTGGATTAGAATTTGGATCCACAACTATAGTTGGTCTTTCTGCTGATTAAAATTTGGATCACAGCTGTGTTTTTGTATGATATATTTTTCCGATTAGGGATTTGGATTGGAAACCTTATCTGTCATTTCTGCTTTAACAGTCTTGTTTCTCTATTCATAAATATGAATTCatcacacaaaaacacaaaaaggttttgttaTTTCCCATTAATTTTCTTGTTAAAATATGTCAATAATATGAAAGGTTTTGTTATTCTCCAATGTGGGACTTTCTCCTTCACCTCTTCACATGTACCAATGACTTGTTTTTTCCCATTAATTTTCTTGTTAAAATATGtcaataattttgaaaaatggTACATAAAAGTACTCTTATAAAGTTATAATATCTTcatgtgaaaatgtttttggcaAGAATAAAAGATGTATTGTCCTTGCACGACAAAAGAGAAATTAAGtcacaacaaaaaagaaattaagtCACAATGAGCATGAAAACTATTGAGGAGAATTTATAAGATagatatttatattaatgataaCATTATTATTTCATCAATGATAAAACACAAGTTTTAGGGCTAACGACATTGATGTTTTCTGTTTCTGCACTTCAAGTCCACCAGCCCTTTTGCATTTGTTGCCCATGGCCCTATTGCACAACTGATGTATTCAGTTTACAAGTTGTTCCTACAAAACCGGTTCCCTTGTAATTCACGATTCTCATTCATTCCCTCCGATGATTGGAACAAAATGTTGTACAAATTTCGTAGCTCTGGTTTTAGAATTTTAGACAATTCTTGCTATAAACATTACTCTTAAATAAGTATTCTTAGTTACTAAGGCATAGGAAAGTTTCGATTTCATTTGATTGAAAAGATTGTCTCCAATTAATCGAATGAATAAGAATCCTTTCAAATGAACATAGCTGCTTTCATTCTAATTTCAGAAAATCCAAATCCATGAAAACATGCAGCACTCTACTATCTTTATTTACATTACTTTCTATCTCCATTTAATTGTTAAAGAAACTCGACAATACAAGCAAACTGATATAACttaaaaacaatatgatataTAGGGTAGAGTCTTGAACTTGAACAACACGATCAACTAAAAGCTAAAAAGCACCAATACATTctatcttgttttttttttattttaaagaaaCCAAGATGGTACGATGGAAAAtttattgaataaaaaataaaagttacaCCTAGTTAGGGGAGACATAAACCTTATCActcaaaataaagaaagaagaaagaaaagaaaccgAAGGTACAAGAAAATAGGAAGGACATACACTTACATAACCTGATACAAACTTATAACTAAACATATAGGAAGAGAAAGAAACCACATAAGAGAAAACAAACGACAACAAGAAATGCGTAACGGTAACAAACTGAATTTCTACTTCCCCCACTAGTACTCTAAATTTTCCTTATCATTTGCCTGATCATTCCTACAATCTTAAGAAACAAGTCGGGCCTCCTTGTGATCACAACATCTGCAAGAACTACTCCCACTACCAACCCACTTCCACATCCGGCTGAAACAattttccaatcaaattcaaataTGCCTTCTGAGCTAGAATCATCCTCGTCGACGGTTGAAGGTGGAAGTTCAGGGGCCTTAGGATTTCCACATTTCTTTGGCAATGGATCTCCACACAACCCTAGGTTTCCCTCATATGAAGTGACATTCAAGGAAGTAAGCTGGGTTCCTTGTGGTATAGGACCTGTGAGATTGTTGTGAGACACATTGAAACTGGAAAGAAAATTAAGTTGCACCAGCTGTTGGGGGATACGTCCTGAGAGCTTGTTTTGTGAAAGGTCCAACGATTCAAGCTTCATCAAGTTTCCAAAGGATGATGGGATAGAACCAGTGAGAATGTTGTGGGATAGATTCAGCGAACGAAGCTCCGTAAGATTCCCAATGAATTCTGGaattttcccttcaaatttGTTGCATGAGATATCGAAGGATGCAAATTCTTCTCGAATCTTTGGGTAGTATTGCTCCAAACCTTTTGTTGCTATCTTGAGTTGGTAATCAACATCTTTAACAATCGTGAATCCATTGACGTCAATAACTacgtgtgtgtacatatatgctGACTTGTTTACAGTAATATCTGGAAACACAGATGGAACCGCACCAGTAAAATCATTGTAAGCCAAATCAAGAATGCGTAACTTGTGGAAATCGACATTCTTTCTAGACTTTCCAATCACACCATAGAATCCATTATGGCGCATTGCCAAAAGTTTTAGCTCTTGAAGAGTCCCCAACCAAATGGGGAAAACATCATTGAATcgattgtttgacaaaacaagaTACTCAAGCATCATACAATTGACCAATGACCTCGGCAACTGCCCCTGCAACTTGTTATAACTCACATCAATCATTCTCAAATTGCTTCCTTTGTTGTATGTCTGAGGAATAATTCCGTGAAAAGAGTTATTTCCAAGAAGTAAAAGAATCAGATCATCACTAAAGTTTCCGAGACATTGAGGAAGCATGCCACTCAAGTTATTTTTCGACAAGTCAAGATACTGAAGATTTTTCATGTTGCAAAGCAACGGTGAGATATCTCCAGTAAAGTTGTTGTCTCTAGCTGCATATTCTTTCATGGTTGGTGGAGGAATCGGTAATGATCCATGAAACATGTTGGACGTAAACCTTAAGCATATCAGTTTCACCCAAGGAAGGAAAAGTGGAGGTTGGTCTGAAATGGAGTTTTGAGAAATGTCTAAAAAGACCAAAGTTTCTATGCTTGTGTTCCACATCCATTTTGGTACTAGGCCTCGGATTTTGTTTCCAGAAAGGTCCAAACGCTGCAAACCCTTCTGATATTGTAAGAAGGATGGAAATTCTGTTAGGCTGCAATTACTCAATCCAAGAATGGTGAACTGTTGAACTGTTGTATTCAAAATTTTGGATTCAGTGACAAATTCTAAACCGTTCCAATTTAATTGGAGTTGGTAAAGAAAGTGTAGATTTTGAAACATTTGAAACTCAACTACACCACTCAGACTATTGTAATGTAGATAAAGGATCTGAAGGTTTGTGAGATTTGAAAATGATGCAGGAATTGAACCATTTAATCTATTATAAGCAAAATCTAGGTACTCTAGTTTGCTAAATCTGCCTAGCCAAGATGGGATTGGACCAGTTAATCGACTTGAACCACTACTAATCCTAAAAGTAGCCAGTTGGGTAAGGTTTGCCAAGGAATCAGGAATTGGACCTCCAAATCTGTTGTTTGAAATGTCTAGATAAGTGAGCTGCCTAAGATTCCCAAAAAAAGATGGAACCAACCCTTCCGAAAAATTGCATTCAGCCACATCGAAGTTTTGCAGTGAATGAAGGTTTTGAATTGAAGAGGGTATTGTTCCAAAAAAGCCAGTAAAGCCGACTTTCAGTAAGATGAGAGGACTGCTTTGATTAAATTCAGGAAAATATCCAGTCAGATCTTGGTTGTATCTCACACTAAGAGATTCTAGGTTTGGCAGTTGGAAAATTCTCACCGGAAATTCACCAAACAGGTGACAGTCCCTGAGGTAGAGGGTTGTCAAAGATGATAAATTAGCCATGGAATGAGGAATTGCCGAAGATACATTTACAAAACTGAGAGAAAGTACTTCGAGACTGGTTAAGTTTTGAACTAGGCTTCCAAGATCTGATGCTTCAAGTTTCAACAAGGGATAATTCTCCTCTTCTGACGACTGATGATCCTTATCTTCTGACAATCTATCGAGATTGAGAGCTAGATTAAGGTATGTCAACTTGGATAACAGTGAAAGTTCAGAAGGGACTTGACCAGAAAAGACAGAGGTAGAGAGGTCAAGATGAGTAAGGCTTGGAAAATTCCTAATGCTAGTAGGAATTTGAGAGTAATTGAAGTTATTGTCAGAGAGGTTTAACCTTTGAAGATGAACAAGGCGGAAGAGGCTGCTGTTGCTGTTGATAGAGCCGTGGAGACAGCTGCTACCAAGATCTAGGCCAATCACATGACCCGTCTTCTCATCACACTTGACACCTTCCCATGAGCAGCAGGTGCTATTTCCTCCTTCAGCTGGTTTCCATGATGAAACCTTTGGATAAGCATCGGGAGATCTAGAAGCAGATTTGTCAATAGTAAAGCTGTCTCTGAATTGCAGCAGGGCGGACTTCTCCTCATCAGGGCAAGATGGATACTGCTTCTGCGAAGAGTAGGAAGAGTTAGCAATAACCACATGATGAAACAGCAACAAAACTAGTACTAGTTTTGAAACCATGCGAATGATGGAGATATCAAGTAACCCCATAATAACaatcttttgatttttgtttcgtttttgttttgttttgcattCTTAGCTATGTATGGTGTGCAAAGTGACACAACTATTTATAGACTGGCACCAGTATAAAATTCTTCCgcaaattatatatactaaaaaacTCAGTTGAGTTTTAGCACTGTTCAACAATAGTAAAAGGACGGAAATGCCGCTGATTTTTTCGTTCCATTGTCGTTTTGCTGCCTTCTTCACACAGTAAAATACCTGTATTGCCTATGATTGCTAAGTGTTAATCATCATTTATCCTCCCAGGTTGCGTGTTTATGATCGTCGAGTTGTGGCACAaagataaaataattaattaaaaaactgacaaataattatttaaaaaatatgacTTAAATAAGGCCACATAGTTAGTGGCGCacaacacaataaaaaattataaaaaaattgaatgcatggacaaaataattattaaaaattgtgAAAAACTCACCTGTCTCCATTCCTTTGtcttttgattattttatttttttattttgctcgGTCCTTTTGTCTTCCACCTTTTGTCTTCCACACCGAGTCTCCTGCAGTAGGTGGCATGAAACACGGTTTGTGGCACAGAACACAATaaacaattataaaaaaattgaatgcatggacaaaataattattaaaaattgtgAGAAACCCACCTGTCTCCATTCCTTTGccttttgattattttattttttgattttgCTCGGCCTTTTGTCTTCCACGCGGAGTCTCCTGCAGTAGGTGGCACGGAACACGGTTTGTGGCACAGAacacaataaaatattataagaAATTTTGAATGCAGAGTCTCCTGCAGAGTGCGGGCAcaaagaaagataaaataataataataataataaaactgacaacaaatatttaaaaaaaaagagttaatCCAGGTTTGTGGCACataacacaataaaaaattatctaTCAAGTT
Proteins encoded in this region:
- the LOC126630090 gene encoding receptor-like protein 7, with translation MGLLDISIIRMVSKLVLVLLLFHHVVIANSSYSSQKQYPSCPDEEKSALLQFRDSFTIDKSASRSPDAYPKVSSWKPAEGGNSTCCSWEGVKCDEKTGHVIGLDLGSSCLHGSINSNSSLFRLVHLQRLNLSDNNFNYSQIPTSIRNFPSLTHLDLSTSVFSGQVPSELSLLSKLTYLNLALNLDRLSEDKDHQSSEEENYPLLKLEASDLGSLVQNLTSLEVLSLSFVNVSSAIPHSMANLSSLTTLYLRDCHLFGEFPVRIFQLPNLESLSVRYNQDLTGYFPEFNQSSPLILLKVGFTGFFGTIPSSIQNLHSLQNFDVAECNFSEGLVPSFFGNLRQLTYLDISNNRFGGPIPDSLANLTQLATFRISSGSSRLTGPIPSWLGRFSKLEYLDFAYNRLNGSIPASFSNLTNLQILYLHYNSLSGVVEFQMFQNLHFLYQLQLNWNGLEFVTESKILNTTVQQFTILGLSNCSLTEFPSFLQYQKGLQRLDLSGNKIRGLVPKWMWNTSIETLVFLDISQNSISDQPPLFLPWVKLICLRFTSNMFHGSLPIPPPTMKEYAARDNNFTGDISPLLCNMKNLQYLDLSKNNLSGMLPQCLGNFSDDLILLLLGNNSFHGIIPQTYNKGSNLRMIDVSYNKLQGQLPRSLVNCVMLEYLVLSNNHFNDVFPIWLGTLLELKLLAMRHNGFYGVIRKSRKNVDFPKLRILDLAYNDFTGAVPSMFPDITANKSTYMNTGVGYYVDGFPVFSNVDYQLMIATKGLEQYYPKIREEFASFDISSNKFEGKIPEFIGNIKDLRSLNLSHNILTGSIPSSFGNLMKLESLDLSQNKLSGRIPQQLVQLNFLSSFNVSRNNLTGAIPQGTQLTSLNVTSYDGNPGLCGDPLPKKCGNPKAPELPPSTVDEGDSSSEGIFELDWKIVSAGCGSGLVVGVVLADVVITRRPDLFLKIVGMIRQMIRKI